In the genome of Ignavibacteria bacterium, one region contains:
- the lptE gene encoding LPS assembly lipoprotein LptE, which yields MRYVSKINLLIPVLLLFLFSGCGVYGFRGNNPPEGIKSINIPLFEDVSGFSQPGVKERFTETLKNLVISDNTFQLTDRTLADGLVSGTIKTITDDPLVISGNETVTKRKITITVDVNFQNIKKQRSIWNKTFSNFGEYNSDNTGFSNRDAGVIEATNKICQDILNDLTSNW from the coding sequence ATGAGATACGTTTCGAAGATTAATTTATTAATTCCGGTATTGCTTTTGTTTCTTTTCAGCGGGTGCGGAGTTTATGGTTTTCGCGGCAACAACCCTCCTGAGGGAATAAAGAGCATTAATATTCCTCTTTTCGAGGATGTTAGCGGGTTTTCACAACCGGGTGTGAAAGAGAGGTTTACCGAAACTCTGAAAAATCTTGTTATTTCTGATAATACTTTTCAATTGACCGATAGAACTTTAGCAGACGGTTTAGTAAGCGGAACAATAAAAACCATAACCGATGACCCTTTGGTAATTTCAGGAAATGAAACTGTTACGAAAAGAAAAATTACCATTACAGTTGATGTGAATTTTCAGAATATTAAAAAACAAAGAAGCATCTGGAATAAAACTTTCTCGAACTTCGGCGAATATAATTCAGACAACACAGGGTTTTCAAATCGCGATGCCGGCGTTATCGAAGCAACTAATAAAATATGTCAGGATATATTGAACGACTTAACCTCAAACTGGTAA
- a CDS encoding cellulose synthase family protein: protein MKIESIILIVYIVSLTILFFFSTHGFSMIYHYFRTFRKRTEDLNPEDFDLKEFPLITIQLPLYNERYVILRLINAAIRMEYPKDKIEFQILDDSTDDTTEIIAEHIKPLIAEGYDIKLLHRKDRSGYKAGALKEGLKTAKGEFVAIFDADFIPRKKFLLRTIPYFYKYPKLGLVQTRWEHLNRDYSILTKTQAVALDGHFVIEQAVRNRAGFFINFNGTAGIWRKECIFDAGNWEADTLTEDLDLSYRAQMKGWNFKYLVNFTSPAELPAEINSLRSQQFRWTKGAIETAKKIFPKVLKSDMSAKLKFQSFVHLCSNIAYPFILLCALLQVPVLLIKLTGDYDEVFKFMSIFIFAFISSFLFYLYSQKDIYTDWQKRIIYFPVFMAGSMGLSVNNTKAVFEGLINKKSEFVRTPKFKITNEKDSWKGKTYVPKKLNFIVYIEAFLALYCFAGVVIAIANAQIAAIPFLMMFTLGFGLISFLSIKQVVTSNKLAKLSLQN from the coding sequence ATGAAGATTGAATCCATAATTTTAATTGTTTACATAGTCTCTCTTACCATACTTTTCTTTTTCAGCACGCACGGCTTCTCAATGATTTATCATTATTTCAGAACTTTCCGCAAACGGACTGAAGACTTGAATCCCGAAGATTTTGATCTTAAAGAATTTCCTTTAATAACAATCCAGCTCCCTCTCTACAACGAGCGGTATGTTATTTTGAGATTAATCAATGCAGCGATACGAATGGAATACCCCAAGGATAAAATTGAATTTCAAATCCTCGATGATTCAACCGACGACACCACTGAAATAATTGCAGAACATATAAAGCCATTGATTGCCGAAGGATATGATATAAAACTTCTTCACAGAAAAGACCGCAGTGGTTATAAAGCCGGTGCTTTAAAAGAAGGATTGAAAACTGCTAAGGGAGAGTTCGTTGCAATCTTTGACGCCGATTTTATTCCCAGAAAAAAATTCTTATTAAGAACCATTCCTTATTTTTATAAATACCCAAAGCTTGGTCTTGTGCAAACAAGATGGGAGCACCTCAACCGTGATTACTCAATACTGACCAAAACGCAGGCAGTTGCTCTTGATGGACATTTTGTAATCGAGCAGGCAGTCCGCAACCGCGCAGGATTTTTTATAAACTTCAACGGCACCGCAGGCATCTGGCGCAAAGAATGCATATTCGATGCAGGTAACTGGGAAGCTGATACATTGACAGAAGACCTTGACCTGTCTTATCGCGCGCAGATGAAAGGATGGAATTTCAAATATCTAGTTAATTTCACTTCACCGGCAGAGCTTCCAGCGGAGATTAATTCACTGCGCTCCCAACAATTTCGCTGGACTAAAGGTGCAATTGAAACAGCAAAGAAAATTTTCCCAAAAGTTTTGAAATCCGACATGTCTGCAAAGTTAAAGTTTCAATCATTTGTCCATCTTTGCAGCAACATTGCTTACCCGTTCATACTTTTATGCGCTCTTCTGCAGGTACCGGTTTTATTGATTAAACTAACCGGAGATTATGATGAAGTTTTTAAATTTATGTCGATTTTCATTTTTGCTTTTATAAGCTCATTTCTTTTTTATTTATACTCGCAGAAAGACATATATACTGATTGGCAAAAAAGAATTATTTATTTTCCTGTATTCATGGCGGGAAGCATGGGGCTTTCCGTAAACAATACCAAAGCCGTGTTTGAAGGTTTAATAAATAAGAAAAGTGAGTTTGTCCGCACACCTAAGTTTAAAATCACTAATGAAAAAGACTCCTGGAAAGGAAAAACTTATGTGCCGAAGAAATTAAACTTTATTGTTTATATCGAAGCATTTCTCGCTCTATATTGCTTTGCAGGCGTCGTCATTGCCATTGCAAATGCGCAGATTGCCGCAATTCCCTTTCTGATGATGTTTACACTTGGATTCGGTTTAATTTCTTTTTTATCGATTAAACAAGTTGTAACGTCCAATAAACTTGCTAAATTAAGCTTGCAAAATTGA
- a CDS encoding NFACT RNA binding domain-containing protein codes for MKVNNYYIIKETAKFFDKEITGCIIDEIITQEKNILNLILRNDVEQKILEFSIEKNYEYLILKDSFGKARKNVLSLFPEISGKIIDKVSLYGDDRVVSFKLNDNYEILFSFITNSANCFIVLDNKVIDALKNAKIYTGKHIEELFPRPDTIAEPKTIQDFIFAKYFKYGKEIISYVSRNYDLSLELNAKVQKSVDDRFSNIENELRKPGYSLLKGKQYSVSLLSTKYFQGDIIKEYDNINELITDYIRKNKSFVNVSAIKEQKLKNLNKKIAEKERKIDNLKMQLFNCENSEQLMQFGNIILANLDKIKAGDKLIEIDNLKIKLKEDKTPVENSQIYFEKYKNQKNNISFLKAKIKSTESELKELKDEYEKAKLTEDFKDIKKMDKENKRADEKDETSRLRKFKLNESYEVWVGKDSVSNDLLTMKFSGPEDLWFHVRGASGSHTVLKRANKKESPDKKMVEMAASIAAYYSKARAGRNIPVAYCERKYVKKKKGFKAGSVIMEREKVIFVNPKLPETTP; via the coding sequence ATGAAGGTAAATAATTATTACATAATAAAAGAAACTGCAAAATTTTTTGACAAAGAAATCACAGGGTGCATTATCGATGAAATAATTACTCAGGAGAAGAATATTCTTAATCTGATTTTAAGAAACGATGTCGAACAGAAAATTCTTGAATTCAGCATCGAGAAAAATTATGAATATCTGATTTTAAAAGATAGTTTTGGCAAAGCCAGGAAGAATGTGCTGAGTTTATTTCCTGAGATTTCAGGCAAAATAATTGATAAGGTTTCATTGTATGGTGATGATAGAGTTGTTTCTTTTAAACTGAATGACAATTATGAAATTTTATTTTCATTCATTACAAACAGTGCAAATTGCTTTATTGTTTTAGATAATAAAGTGATTGATGCTTTAAAGAATGCCAAGATTTATACAGGCAAGCATATTGAAGAGTTATTCCCCAGACCAGATACAATTGCTGAACCAAAAACTATTCAAGATTTTATTTTTGCAAAGTACTTTAAATACGGTAAAGAAATAATAAGCTATGTATCGAGAAATTATGATTTGAGTTTGGAGCTTAATGCAAAAGTGCAGAAATCAGTTGATGATAGGTTTTCGAATATAGAGAATGAATTGCGAAAACCTGGTTACTCTTTGTTGAAGGGCAAGCAATATTCAGTTTCATTATTAAGCACAAAATATTTTCAGGGAGATATAATAAAAGAATATGATAATATAAATGAGCTTATCACCGATTACATCAGGAAAAATAAATCTTTTGTAAATGTTTCTGCCATAAAAGAACAAAAGCTTAAAAATCTGAACAAAAAAATTGCGGAGAAGGAAAGAAAGATTGATAATCTGAAGATGCAGTTGTTTAATTGCGAGAATTCAGAACAGTTAATGCAGTTTGGGAATATTATTTTAGCAAATCTCGATAAGATTAAAGCAGGGGATAAGCTGATTGAAATTGATAATCTGAAAATAAAACTGAAAGAGGATAAAACACCCGTTGAGAACTCACAGATATATTTTGAAAAGTATAAAAATCAGAAAAATAATATTTCTTTTCTGAAAGCAAAAATTAAATCGACTGAAAGTGAGTTAAAAGAATTAAAGGATGAATACGAAAAAGCAAAGTTAACTGAAGACTTTAAGGATATAAAGAAAATGGATAAAGAAAATAAACGAGCTGACGAAAAAGATGAAACAAGCAGATTGAGGAAATTTAAACTGAATGAAAGTTATGAGGTTTGGGTGGGTAAGGACAGTGTTTCGAATGATTTGCTGACTATGAAGTTTTCGGGACCTGAAGATTTGTGGTTTCACGTACGGGGTGCAAGCGGTTCTCATACTGTTTTGAAACGTGCAAACAAAAAAGAATCACCTGATAAAAAAATGGTTGAAATGGCGGCGAGCATTGCTGCATATTACAGCAAAGCAAGAGCAGGAAGAAATATTCCTGTGGCTTACTGCGAACGTAAATATGTGAAAAAGAAAAAAGGATTTAAAGCTGGGAGTGTGATAATGGAAAGAGAAAAAGTTATTTTTGTGAATCCGAAACTGCCGGAAACAACCCCCTAA
- the atpG gene encoding ATP synthase F1 subunit gamma yields the protein MATLKEIKVRIGAVKNTQKITKAMRMVAAAKLRRAQDRMISARPYARKINELLTHLVSASETVKNPLMERREGATLVVVVTSDRGLCGSFNTNLLKVAGNHIKRLGAGTKVVCVGKKGFDFFKSRNVDLYEKYLGVFNNLNVEASNEIVNRIVDGYMKREYGKVEIIYNEFKSVVKQEIRIEQFLPIVSKDTDGKKAKNLYYIYEPDMESILNTLIPRQLKIQFWKALLESNASEQGARMTAMETASRNATDLIKSLEIEYNRARQEAITKEILEIVGGAEALKEA from the coding sequence TTGGCAACTTTAAAAGAAATAAAAGTCAGGATAGGCGCTGTAAAGAATACGCAGAAGATTACTAAAGCTATGCGTATGGTTGCGGCAGCAAAATTAAGAAGAGCTCAGGACAGAATGATTTCTGCAAGACCTTATGCAAGAAAGATAAACGAATTATTGACTCATCTTGTTTCTGCTTCTGAAACGGTTAAAAATCCTTTAATGGAAAGAAGAGAGGGAGCAACTTTAGTTGTTGTTGTAACTTCAGATAGAGGATTATGCGGTTCGTTTAACACTAATCTTTTGAAGGTTGCCGGAAACCATATAAAGCGTCTTGGTGCAGGAACTAAAGTTGTATGTGTAGGCAAGAAAGGATTTGATTTTTTTAAGAGCAGAAACGTTGATTTATATGAAAAATATCTTGGTGTTTTCAACAATCTTAATGTTGAAGCATCAAATGAAATCGTGAATAGAATAGTAGATGGGTATATGAAAAGGGAGTATGGCAAAGTTGAAATAATTTATAATGAATTTAAATCCGTTGTGAAACAAGAAATAAGAATTGAACAGTTTTTGCCGATAGTAAGCAAAGATACCGACGGTAAAAAAGCTAAGAATTTATATTATATTTATGAGCCGGATATGGAAAGTATTCTGAATACACTTATTCCACGCCAGCTTAAAATTCAGTTCTGGAAAGCACTTTTGGAATCAAATGCCTCGGAGCAAGGTGCAAGAATGACTGCTATGGAAACGGCTTCGCGAAATGCAACTGATCTAATTAAATCACTTGAGATAGAATATAACAGGGCACGTCAGGAAGCGATTACGAAGGAAATCCTCGAAATCGTCGGCGGTGCTGAAGCTCTTAAAGAAGCATAA
- the atpA gene encoding F0F1 ATP synthase subunit alpha, with amino-acid sequence MAEVKSDEVSSILLKQLSGFERELDIYEVGTVLYVGDGVARVYGLSNCMASELIEFPNGVVGIALNLEEDNVGCILFGESSLVKEGDLVKRTGKIASMPVGEAMLGRVINPLGQPIDGKGEIKTDKFLPIERKALGVIQRQPVTEPLQTGLKSVDAMIPIGRGQRELIIGDRQTGKTAVAIDAIINQKGKGVYCIYVAIGQKGSTVAQVLKSLQDAGAMEYTTIVSATASDPAPMQFIAPYSGATLGEYFRDNGKHALVVYDDLSKQAAAYREVSLLLRRPPGREAYPGDVFYLHSRLLERASKLSDDLGGGSLTALPIIETKAGDVSAYIPTNVISITDGQIYLEPNLFNAGVRPAINVGISVSRVGGNAQIKAMKKIAGTLRLELAQYRELEAFAKFGSDLDKATLQQLRRGERLVEILKQKQYSPMPVEQQVAIIYATTKGYLDELPVSSVKKYEADLLTQLTSMNQDILTEIAEKKVMSDETEKRLNDVLKEFTERFKTTVQ; translated from the coding sequence ATGGCTGAAGTTAAATCAGATGAAGTATCCTCGATACTTCTGAAACAATTATCAGGATTTGAAAGAGAGCTCGACATTTATGAAGTCGGAACTGTGCTTTATGTCGGTGACGGTGTAGCGAGAGTTTATGGTCTTTCAAACTGTATGGCGAGTGAGCTTATAGAGTTTCCAAACGGAGTGGTTGGAATTGCTCTTAACCTTGAAGAAGATAACGTCGGATGTATTTTGTTCGGTGAATCGTCATTGGTAAAAGAAGGTGACCTTGTTAAGAGAACAGGAAAGATTGCATCAATGCCTGTCGGTGAAGCGATGCTTGGAAGAGTTATAAATCCGCTTGGACAGCCAATCGACGGTAAAGGTGAAATCAAAACCGATAAGTTTTTACCAATCGAAAGAAAAGCTCTTGGTGTTATTCAAAGACAGCCGGTTACCGAGCCGCTGCAGACAGGTTTGAAATCTGTTGATGCGATGATTCCGATTGGCAGAGGTCAAAGAGAGCTTATAATCGGTGACAGACAGACAGGTAAAACTGCTGTTGCTATCGATGCCATCATCAATCAAAAAGGAAAAGGCGTTTATTGTATATATGTTGCTATTGGTCAGAAAGGTTCGACAGTAGCACAGGTATTAAAAAGCTTACAGGATGCAGGTGCAATGGAATATACTACGATTGTTTCAGCAACCGCTTCCGACCCTGCACCTATGCAGTTCATTGCTCCTTACTCAGGTGCAACTTTGGGCGAGTATTTTAGAGACAACGGAAAACATGCATTGGTTGTTTATGATGATTTGTCAAAACAAGCAGCTGCATACAGAGAAGTTTCTCTTCTTTTAAGAAGACCTCCGGGACGTGAAGCATACCCGGGTGACGTATTTTATTTGCACTCACGTTTGCTTGAGAGAGCATCTAAGCTTTCGGATGATTTGGGCGGCGGAAGCTTAACAGCGCTTCCGATTATCGAGACAAAAGCAGGTGACGTATCGGCATATATTCCGACAAACGTAATTTCGATTACTGACGGTCAGATTTATCTTGAGCCGAATCTTTTCAACGCAGGTGTCCGTCCCGCTATCAACGTAGGTATTTCTGTATCCCGTGTGGGCGGTAACGCACAGATTAAAGCGATGAAAAAGATTGCAGGTACCTTGAGACTTGAGCTTGCTCAGTATCGTGAGCTTGAAGCTTTTGCAAAGTTCGGTTCTGATTTGGATAAAGCTACACTTCAGCAGTTAAGAAGAGGTGAGAGACTTGTTGAGATTTTGAAACAGAAACAGTATTCACCGATGCCTGTTGAACAGCAGGTTGCAATTATTTATGCAACAACAAAAGGTTATCTGGATGAATTACCTGTAAGCTCAGTAAAAAAATATGAAGCTGATTTATTGACTCAATTGACAAGCATGAACCAGGATATATTGACAGAAATAGCTGAGAAGAAAGTGATGAGTGATGAAACCGAGAAGAGATTAAATGATGTATTAAAAGAGTTCACTGAAAGATTTAAAACTACAGTTCAATAA
- the atpH gene encoding ATP synthase F1 subunit delta — translation MFQKIARRYSNALYGDALATKKLDKISSDAAVILDAVNNSRELELFFKSQIIDKTKKEEIVKAIFGKKVDSLSLNFLLLLIERGREEFVKEILDDYQNLENQKNGIVKVEITTAVELSKDEQESLRKKIDEYTGLKSKAVYKLDRGLIGGFVVKITDVILDASIKRQLELLKKKFKEGELILN, via the coding sequence ATGTTTCAAAAGATAGCACGCAGATATTCTAATGCTTTATACGGAGATGCCTTAGCAACCAAGAAACTTGATAAAATTTCTTCAGATGCTGCAGTTATTCTCGATGCGGTGAACAATTCGAGAGAGCTTGAGCTTTTCTTCAAGAGCCAGATTATAGATAAAACAAAAAAAGAAGAAATCGTTAAAGCTATTTTCGGCAAAAAAGTTGATTCTTTAAGTCTTAACTTTTTACTTTTGCTTATTGAAAGGGGACGGGAAGAGTTTGTAAAGGAAATTCTTGACGATTATCAGAATCTCGAAAACCAGAAGAACGGGATAGTGAAAGTTGAGATAACTACTGCGGTTGAACTTTCAAAAGACGAACAAGAGTCTTTGAGGAAAAAAATAGATGAATATACCGGCTTAAAGAGCAAAGCTGTTTATAAACTGGATAGGGGTCTTATCGGCGGTTTTGTTGTGAAGATTACAGATGTGATTCTGGATGCGAGTATTAAAAGGCAATTGGAGCTGTTGAAAAAGAAATTTAAAGAAGGCGAATTAATTTTAAACTAA
- the atpF gene encoding F0F1 ATP synthase subunit B, whose protein sequence is MAPEEKPSLLSANPGLIIWTIIIFTLLLLLLKKIAWGPLIKALNDRENTIQNAIENAENLNKEAQRLIEENKKNLAEANAQSMKIIGEAKDMANKLRDEIISKANDDSRKVIDQAKKEIEQQKESALNDLKDKISDIAINAAEKIISETLDKDKQKKLIKDFLTQVPKN, encoded by the coding sequence ATGGCACCGGAAGAGAAACCGTCTTTGCTTTCTGCAAATCCGGGACTTATCATCTGGACTATTATCATCTTCACGCTGCTCTTGCTTCTGCTTAAGAAAATTGCGTGGGGTCCGTTGATTAAAGCATTAAACGACAGAGAGAACACGATTCAGAATGCAATTGAGAACGCTGAGAATCTTAACAAGGAAGCTCAGAGACTGATTGAAGAGAATAAGAAAAATCTTGCTGAAGCAAATGCGCAGTCAATGAAAATCATCGGTGAAGCAAAGGATATGGCAAACAAGCTAAGAGACGAAATAATCTCGAAAGCTAACGATGATTCAAGGAAAGTTATTGACCAGGCGAAAAAAGAAATTGAACAGCAAAAGGAATCTGCTCTCAATGATTTGAAAGATAAGATTTCTGATATTGCAATTAATGCTGCGGAGAAAATTATTTCAGAAACGCTTGATAAAGATAAGCAGAAAAAGTTAATAAAAGATTTTTTAACCCAGGTTCCTAAAAACTAA
- the atpE gene encoding ATP synthase F0 subunit C — translation MDLAYLGAGLGAGLTVIGAGIGIGKLAASALEAIGRQPEAMGGIRTSMIIAAALVEGVALFGLVICILLAIKA, via the coding sequence ATGGACTTAGCATATTTAGGAGCCGGTCTCGGAGCCGGATTAACAGTAATCGGAGCAGGTATCGGTATCGGTAAGCTTGCTGCATCAGCTTTAGAAGCTATCGGAAGACAGCCGGAGGCAATGGGCGGTATCAGAACTTCGATGATTATTGCCGCAGCTCTTGTTGAAGGTGTTGCGCTTTTCGGATTGGTTATCTGTATATTGCTTGCTATTAAAGCGTAA
- the atpB gene encoding F0F1 ATP synthase subunit A: MKPFHFSFKSNSIRFLITALFCFILFSSTALASDAPTEDEGKVDIIDKVVDHHYVDFYFLGKLPLPHFAPVTIGGITFDFSITKSLFMMMLSSLLLVIVLSAAASSNTKNRVPKKLGNMIETLIVFVRDEIVVPSMGQSGVKMLPFFLTIFFFILFANLFGLFPFMAQPTKNINVTAALALIVFFTVQAKGIKQNGFIGYFKGLVPHGIPVFVLPIMIIIEFIGLFIKPFSLMIRLFANITAGSIIVLSLIGLIFIMGYAGIVIAVPFTLFIYILELFVAVLQAYIFTMLAVLYVNMAEHQEH; the protein is encoded by the coding sequence TTGAAGCCTTTTCACTTTTCTTTTAAATCAAATTCCATTCGTTTTTTAATTACTGCTCTATTCTGTTTTATTTTATTTTCATCAACTGCGCTTGCATCCGATGCACCGACAGAAGATGAAGGTAAGGTTGACATAATAGATAAAGTAGTTGACCACCATTATGTGGATTTTTATTTTCTGGGTAAACTTCCTTTGCCGCATTTTGCTCCCGTAACAATCGGCGGCATTACTTTCGATTTTTCGATTACGAAGAGTTTGTTCATGATGATGTTATCAAGCTTGCTTCTTGTCATTGTTTTAAGCGCAGCAGCATCGTCGAACACAAAGAATAGGGTGCCTAAGAAACTGGGCAACATGATTGAAACACTCATCGTGTTTGTCCGTGATGAGATTGTCGTTCCGAGCATGGGACAATCAGGCGTTAAGATGCTCCCGTTTTTTCTGACAATATTTTTCTTTATTCTTTTTGCCAATCTGTTCGGTTTGTTTCCTTTCATGGCGCAGCCGACAAAGAACATTAACGTAACAGCGGCGCTTGCATTAATAGTATTCTTCACCGTTCAGGCAAAAGGCATAAAGCAAAACGGATTTATAGGATACTTCAAAGGGCTTGTTCCTCATGGAATTCCGGTATTCGTTCTTCCGATTATGATTATCATTGAGTTCATCGGATTGTTCATTAAACCGTTCTCTCTCATGATCAGGTTGTTTGCGAATATCACAGCGGGTTCTATTATAGTTTTATCATTGATTGGATTGATTTTCATTATGGGTTATGCAGGAATAGTTATTGCTGTTCCGTTTACATTATTCATTTACATACTTGAACTTTTCGTAGCAGTTTTACAAGCATATATTTTTACGATGCTCGCGGTCTTATATGTCAATATGGCAGAGCATCAGGAACATTAA
- a CDS encoding AtpZ/AtpI family protein, producing MKKFLVSPLIKSDSKALQYSGLGIQLAGTILVFLFIGVWLDGEFGTKFIWTLVLTFVGFAGGFYSFILTINKLTKEEDAKKTEKKYIK from the coding sequence TTGAAAAAATTTCTTGTCAGTCCGTTAATAAAATCGGACTCAAAAGCATTGCAATATTCGGGATTAGGAATCCAGTTAGCAGGTACAATTCTGGTGTTTCTCTTTATTGGTGTCTGGCTTGACGGTGAGTTCGGGACAAAGTTCATCTGGACTTTGGTTCTGACATTTGTCGGTTTTGCCGGAGGGTTTTATAGCTTCATTCTGACTATAAACAAGCTCACGAAGGAAGAGGACGCAAAGAAAACAGAAAAGAAATATATTAAGTAA
- a CDS encoding PA0069 family radical SAM protein — MKGRGTDLAPGNRFETTEVIKDMDYYEQFPDELDKRIETTFIREHSKNVLSQNDSPDLGFGYSINPYKGCEHGCIYCYARPTHEYWGFNQGVDFETKIMYKPDAATLLEKTFRKESWQPQVVIVSGNTDCYQPGERKFQITRRLLEVFLKFRNPLGMITKNSLIERDLDLLEELAKLELVSVTISITTLDRNLTAIMEPRTSRPERRLKTVETLAKRGIRVGVNIAPIVPGINDKQIPEIMKAAAEAGAKSVGKVILRLPYKNKDLFVDWVIKNFPDRKDKILNRIKSLMSGKLYNSEFHERFRGSGQWAETINQIFYLNVKKYKLNQERSPLRTDLFIRNPDQMDLF, encoded by the coding sequence ATGAAAGGACGAGGAACAGACTTAGCCCCGGGCAACAGGTTTGAAACAACTGAAGTAATCAAAGACATGGATTACTACGAGCAGTTTCCCGATGAACTTGATAAAAGAATTGAAACAACTTTTATCCGTGAGCATTCAAAAAATGTTTTATCACAAAACGACAGTCCCGATTTGGGATTTGGGTACAGCATTAATCCATACAAAGGTTGTGAGCACGGATGCATTTATTGTTACGCAAGACCCACACACGAATACTGGGGATTCAATCAGGGAGTTGATTTCGAAACCAAGATAATGTACAAACCTGACGCTGCAACCTTGCTTGAAAAAACTTTTCGCAAAGAATCCTGGCAGCCGCAGGTCGTTATTGTTTCAGGTAATACAGATTGCTACCAGCCGGGTGAAAGAAAATTCCAAATCACAAGAAGACTACTTGAAGTTTTTTTAAAATTCAGAAACCCTTTGGGAATGATAACAAAAAATTCTTTAATCGAACGTGACCTTGACTTACTTGAAGAACTTGCCAAGCTTGAGTTAGTCAGCGTAACGATTTCAATCACAACACTCGACAGAAATTTAACCGCCATAATGGAGCCGCGCACATCTCGTCCCGAACGAAGATTAAAAACAGTGGAAACACTTGCGAAAAGAGGAATAAGGGTGGGAGTGAATATCGCTCCCATTGTTCCGGGCATTAATGATAAACAAATTCCCGAGATTATGAAAGCTGCAGCCGAAGCAGGAGCAAAAAGCGTCGGAAAAGTAATTCTCCGCCTGCCCTACAAGAACAAAGATTTATTTGTCGATTGGGTAATAAAAAATTTTCCCGACAGAAAAGATAAAATCTTAAACCGCATAAAAAGCTTAATGAGCGGAAAACTTTATAACTCGGAGTTTCATGAAAGATTCAGAGGCAGCGGACAATGGGCGGAAACAATAAACCAGATTTTTTATCTGAACGTAAAAAAATATAAGCTCAATCAGGAACGAAGTCCGCTTAGAACAGATTTATTCATCCGCAACCCCGACCAGATGGATTTGTTTTAA
- a CDS encoding YbjQ family protein — MDTRFITTAFELPGCRISHNLGIVRGITVRSRNFFANIGAGFQTLVGGNITLYTELCEHARQEAYEIMIKHAEQLGANGIIGMRYDANEVMSGVTEVLAYGTAVVLVSSQ; from the coding sequence ATGGATACAAGATTTATTACAACGGCGTTTGAGCTTCCGGGATGCAGGATTTCACATAATCTGGGAATAGTGAGAGGTATCACAGTGCGCTCAAGAAATTTCTTTGCTAACATCGGCGCAGGTTTCCAGACTCTTGTCGGTGGTAACATAACTTTATATACCGAGCTTTGCGAACACGCCAGACAGGAAGCTTATGAAATTATGATCAAGCATGCCGAACAGCTTGGCGCAAACGGGATTATCGGGATGAGATATGATGCGAATGAAGTTATGTCAGGCGTTACGGAAGTTCTTGCATATGGAACAGCGGTAGTGCTGGTGTCATCTCAATGA
- a CDS encoding heavy metal-binding domain-containing protein, giving the protein MDSKFITTTPDFHGYKITRYLGMACGYGNGWGKFGTSSYDEAFHQMINYAEQLGANAIVGLKVTIDNPGLTSQFFVYGTAVIVEAL; this is encoded by the coding sequence ATGGATTCAAAATTTATAACTACGACTCCTGATTTTCACGGGTATAAAATCACCCGCTATCTTGGGATGGCGTGCGGATATGGAAATGGCTGGGGAAAATTCGGAACAAGTTCATATGACGAGGCATTTCATCAAATGATTAATTATGCAGAACAGCTCGGAGCCAACGCAATTGTCGGCTTGAAAGTTACCATAGATAACCCGGGTCTGACCTCACAATTTTTCGTTTATGGAACTGCTGTGATTGTAGAAGCTTTATAA